The following are encoded together in the Pithys albifrons albifrons isolate INPA30051 chromosome 5, PitAlb_v1, whole genome shotgun sequence genome:
- the MTTP gene encoding microsomal triglyceride transfer protein large subunit: MILLTVLFLCIISTYSASVKGHTTGPSLNNDKLYKFAYSAEVYVDRVKASLQKSAGYRISSGVDVNLLWRNPDNDDDQLIKIMIKDVQVENVNERPAAKNIFKGKSTEKIIGKEYLEALQRPIVLELVRGKVKTFYSYRNEPGFTQNIKRGLASLFQLQLHSGSASEVDISGKCNTTYHVRQNQVTKVKDLDSCETTKQGFTSHNPILDVSKKVTSATIYVLEDSFIKSIKAEENYVFLLNFRRKTGAKIVSKQILELKSVQAGPGLIAGKQVAGVIKTLDSSYVAIPLEAEPVKSECKKCPSLSQQWQSIREHMHPEKLSKAEAAKSFLSLIKSIRRATKEEILQVIRSENKELLPQVVDAVTSAQTPESLEALLEFLDFKDTSTSVLQERFLYACGFASHPSEMLLKSLTDKFKGDIANEEIRETLVIVMGALIRKLCDKGGCKLPFVVEAKRLILNRLEKAKKDDNVRMYLLALKNALLPEAIPLLLKYAESEEGHISSLAATALQRYDPSFLTKEVKETMNRIYHQNRKVHEKTVRTTAAAIILNSNPSYMEVKNILLSIGELPMEMNKYMLSMIQDILHFEMPASKTVRKVLKDMRAHNYDRFSKMGSSSAYSGYITRGPDVSSTYSLDILYSGSGILRRSNMNIHIFDRNAELHASQVVIEAQGLESIIAATPDEGEENLDSFAGMSAILFDVQLRPVTFFQGYGDLMSKMLSATGDPMNVVKGLILLTDYSQEIQLQSGPMASTEFLGGLAIDISGGMEFSLWYRESKTNVKNRVAVFLSGNINVDSFFVKTGMETTLEVETALDFISTVQFSQYPFLVCMQMDRIESPFRSYVTKYESLPSGRRYTARRGKAVMLAGNEYPLHQENSNMCRKVFGAKSDSAGGWF, encoded by the exons GGCACACTACTGGACCAAGCTTAAATAATGATAAGCTATATAAGTTTGCTTACTCAGCTGAAGTGTATGTTGATCGGGTGAAAGCATCACTGCAAAAAAGTGCAGGATATCGCATTTCTTCTGGTGTGGATGTCAACCTGTTATGGAGAAATCCTGACAATGATGATGATCAGTTGATCAAAATTATG ATAAAAGATGTTCAGGTTGAAAATGTGAATGAACGTCCAGCTGCTAAAAACAtcttcaaaggaaaaagcacagagaagaTCATCGGCAAAGAATATCTGGAAGCTTTGCAGAGGCCCATAGTGCTTGAACTAGTCCGTGGAAAA GTCAAAACCTTCTACTCATATCGAAATGAACCTGGTTTTACACAAAACATTAAGAGAGGTCTGGCTAGCCTTTTCCAGCTACAACTGCACTCTGGTTCTGCCAGTGAG GTGGACATTTCGGGGAAATGCAATACTACTTACCATGTGCGGCAAAATCAAGTGACTAAAGTAAAAGACCTGGACTCCTGTGAAACAACAAAGCAAGGATTTACCAGCCACAACCCG atctTAGATGTCAGTAAAAAAGTCACGTCTGCCACAATTTATGTGCTGGAAGACAGTTTCATTAAATCCATTaaggcagaagaaaattatgttttccttctgaactTCCGACGAAAAACAGGGGCCAAAATAGTATCAAA GCAGATACTGGAACTGAAGTCAGTCCAAGCTGGCCCTGGACTGATCGCTGGGAAGCAGGTCGCTGGTGTGATCAAGACCTTGGACTCCAGCTATGTTGCCATTCCACTAGAAGCAGAGCCAGTGAAATCTGAATGCAAGAAGTGTCCTTCA CTTTCTCAACAGTGGCAAAGCATAAGAGAACACATGCATCCTGAAAAACTTTCCAAAGCTGAAGCAGCAAAAAGCTTTTTGTCCTTAATTAAGAGCATCAGAAGAGCTACAAAAGAGGAGATCCTTCAAGTTATtagaagtgaaaataaagaaCTTCT TCCGCAGGTAGTGGATGCTGTAACCTCTGCTCAGACACCAGAATCACTGGAAGCCTTACTGGAATTTCTTGATTTTAAGGATACAAGCACTTCTGTCCTGCAGGAACGATTCCTGtatgcctgtggatttgcttcTCACCCCAGTGAAATGCTCCTGAAATCTTTAACT GATAAGTTCAAGGGTGATATCGCAAATGAGGAAATCAGAGAAACTCTTGTCATTGTCATGGGAGCACTCATCAGAAAGCTGTGTGACAAAGGAGGCTGCAAGCTCCCA TTTGTAGTGGAAGCCAAAAGGTTGATTCTAAATAGACTGGAGAAGGCCAAGAAAGATGACAATGTGAGGATGTACCTGCTGGCACTGAAGAACGCGCTTCTTCCTGAAGCAATTCCACTGCTTCTGAAGTATGCTGAGTCAGAAGAAGGGCACATTAGCAGTCTTGCTGCCACTGCCTTACAGAGATACGATCCTTCTTTTCTCACCAAAGAG GTGAAGGAAACAATGAACAGGATATACCACCAGAATCGTAAAGTCCACGAGAAGACAGTGCGAACCACTGCAGCTGCTATCATCTTAAACAGTAACCCATCCTACATGGAAGTGAAAAACATCCTGCTCTCCATTGGTGAACTGCCTATGGAAATGAACAAGTACATGCTCTCCATGATCCAAGATATACTTCACTTTGAAATGCCTGCAAG CAAAACAGTTCGAAAAGTTCTGAAGGACATGCGTGCTCATAACTATGACCGCTTCTCCAAGATGGGCTCTTCCTCTGCCTACTCTGGCTACATTACAC gtGGTCCTGATGTATCATCCACATACAGCCTTGACATCCTCTATTCAGGCTCTGGCATTTTAAGGAGAAGTAACATGAACATCCATATTTTTGATAGAAATGCTGAACTTCATGCCAGCCAG GTGGTGATTGAAGCTCAGGGTCTAGAGTCCATAATAGCTGCAACTCCCGACGAAGGCGAGGAAAACCTGGACTCCTTTGCTGGCATGTCAGCCATTCTGTTTGATGTTCAGCTCAGGCCAGTTACATTTTTCCAAGGGTATGGTGATTTAATGTCTAAAATGCTCTCAGCAACTGGAGATCCCATGAACGTGGTGAAAGGACTTATCCTCCTGACAGATTACTCACAG GAGATCCAGCTGCAGTCTGGGCCGATGGCCAGCACGGAGTTCCTGGGTGGACTGGCCATCGACATCTCAGGAGGGATGGAGTTCAGCCTGTGGTACAGGGAATCCAAAACCAACGTTAAGAACCG GGTAGCCGTGTTTCTATCTGGTAACATCAATGTGGATTCCTTCTTTGTAAAGACTGGCATGGAAACTACTCTGGAAGTAGAAACAGCATTAGACTTCATCTCCACAGTGCAGTTTTCACAGTACCCATTTTTAGTCTGTATGCAGATGGACAGAATTGAGTCTCCGTTCAG GAGTTACGTGACCAAGTATGAAAGTCTGCCCTCTGGCAGGCGGTACACTGCGAGGAGAGGGAAAGCAGTGATGCTGGCAGGTAATGAATACCCTCTCCATCAAGAAAACTCCAACATGTGCAGGAAGGTGTTTGGTGCAAAGTCTGATTCCGCTGGCGGCTGGTTTTGA